The genomic window CCGCCCTCCTCGACCGGGGCGAAACCGATACTCGGGAGGATGTGGCACTGCTCGGCCGGCTCGGGCTGCTCGACCTCGGGTGCGGGGCCGGCCGGCTCACGGACATGGTCGCGGTCGTCGAGGACGTCTCCGCCGAAAGCCTCAGCGCCGGTTTCGCCGTGTGGGCGCACCGGATGTGCCTCGAATACGTCGACCGCGGGCCTGCCGGTGTCCGTGACGCCTTCCGGGACCGGTTGGCGTCCGGCACCACGGTCGGTGTCACAGCGATGGCGGCCGGTCTACGGCAGGCCGCGGGCCTCGGCGACGTCCCACTGATCGCGACGGCCGTCGACGGTGGCATCGAGATCAGCGGCCCGATCCGCTGGGCCTCCAACGTGTTCGAGGACGCCGTGATCGTGCTACCCGCGCGGAGCGAGGACGGGGCCACATTCGTCGCGGTGATCGACGCGAACGCGTCGGGGGTTCGTATCGACCCCGCACCGGCCCTGCTCGCCCTCGGGGCGACGGCGTCGACATCACTGTTCCTCGAGCGGGTCTTCGTTCCGGCCGAGCATCTGGTCAGCCCCGACCTTCTCTCGTTCTGCCGGGACGTACGGCCGACGTTCCTCGCGTTGCAGACCTCGTTCTGCAGTGGCATCGCGGGTGTCTCGCTCGCCGAGGCCGCACGCCTGCTGACCGGTTTGGGAGAGCAGTTCGCCGGTGAACACGCCGACCTCGTCGCCGAGTACGAATCCCTGCGAACCCGCCTGTACGACTTCGCCTCCCGCATCGACGACGTGCCGATCCGGGAGCTGATCCAACTGCGTCTGGACGGTTCGTACGTCGCTGTCTCCGCGACCCGCCTCGAAGCCACCCTGCGGGGTGGTGCCGGATACGCAGCCGCGCACCCGACCAACCGCCGGTTCCGGGAAGCCGCGTTCCTGCCCATCCAGTCCCCGTCGGAAGGACAGCTGCGGTGGGAACTCGCGCAGTCTCGATAGTCCAGGGCTGCAAAAGCTTCGGAGGGCGCCGCCGCCCCGTGCTGGACGGGGTGAACCTCGACGTCGACCACGGGGAGATGCTCGCCGTGGTCGGCGGCAGCGGCAGCGGAAAGTCGACGTTGCTGCGTATCGTCGCCGGTCTCGACCACCTCGACTCGGGCACCGTCACGTGGGACGGGGTGAGCGGCCACGACCGGCCCCGGACCGGCGTCGTCTTCCAGAAGCCACTGCTGATGCCGTGGCTGACCGTCCGCGAGAACGTCCGGATCGGTGACCGGTTCGCCGCCAACCGGGACGTGTTCGACCCCTCGTACGCCGACGGTCTCCTCACCCGCTTCGGGCTCGCCGAGGTCGCGGACTCCTACCCCGACGAGCTGTCCGGCGGACAGGCCCAACGGGTCTCGGTGATCCGGGCGGTGTCCGTCCGTCCGCAACTGCTGCTGCTCGACGAGCCGTTCAGTGCTCTCGACCCGGCGATCCGCGGCGACCTCCAGCACTGGCTGGCCGGTGTCGCCGAGGAACTCGGCTGCACCACCGTGCTCGTCACCCACGACATCGACGAGGCCATCGTCCTGGGCCACCGCATCGTCCTCGTCGGCGAGGGCGGCACCGTCCGGCGCGAATGGAACTGCGCCGAGACCCCGGTCGGTGCCGAGGCAGGCGCCCTCGACGGCCTGCGCGCCGACATCCTGGCCGCCTACCGCACCGCCGCCGTCGTCGGGGCACTCGGCCCGTGACCGGATCCGTCAGCCGTCGCGTCCTGCTCCGCGGGGCGGTCGGTCTCGCAGCCGCCGGAGGCCTGGCCGGCGTCGTCGACCTCGCCCGTACCGCCGGCACCGGACGCGCCGACACCACCGGCGGGCTCCGCGTCGGATACCTCCCCATCACCGACGCCGCGCCCCTGCTCATCGCCCACTCGGCGGGGCTCTACACCGGCACGTCCGTCGCCACCACCCAGCCGGTCCTGTTCCGCAGCTGGTCCAGCCTCGCCGAAGCGTTCCTCAGCCGCCACGTCGACGTCGTCCACCTGTTGATGCCGATGGCCGTGCAACTGCGGTACGCCCTCGGGGGCGCCGCCCGCATCCTCGGCTGGAGTCACACCAACGGTTCCGCACTCACCGTCGCCCCCGACGTCACCGACCTCGGAGAACTCGCCGGGCGGCAGATCGCGATCCCGTTCTGGTGGTCGATCCACAACATCATCGTCCAGAAGATGCTGCGCGAACACGGCCTCCGGCCCGTGGTGCGCGCCGAGCCGTCCCGATCCGCGGGCACCGTCGGACTGGTCGTCATGAGCCCGTCGGACATGCTGCCGGCGCTGGCGAACGGTGCGATCGGTGGCTACACCGTCGCCGACCCGTTCAACGCGGCAGCGGAGATCAAGGGCGTCGGCCGGATCCACCGATTCCTCGGCGACGTGTGGCGCGATCACGCGTGCTGTGCACTACTCGTCCACGAGGACGTGATCGAACGCAACCCGGCGGGTGTCCAGCAACTCACCGACGCCGTCACCACGGCGCAGCTGCGGATCGGCGCCGACCGCGGACGGGCCGCGGAGACGCTGAAGTCCGGTGACTATCTGCCGCAGCCGCTGCCGGCGATCACGAAGGCCCTCACGTACCCGCCGGACGAATACCGGATCACCCACCACGACTGGAACCCGCAGCGTATCGGCTACCAGCCGTTCCCGTTTCCCGGTTTCACCCGGGCCCTCGTGGAGGCGATGCACGAGACGGAGATCGACGGGGACCGCACCTTCCTGTCCCGTCTCGACCCGACCACCGTCCACGCCGACCTGGTCGACGACCGTTTCGTCCGGCAGTCCCTGATCCGGGGCGGTGGCCCCGCCGCGTTCGGGCTGCCGGCCGACCTGACCCGCACCGAGGAAGTGGATCCCACGTGAGCACCCAGTCGTCGACCCGTCCGTCCTGGTGGCCGCCGGCGGCGGCCGTGGCCGTCGCGACAGCCCTGTGGTGGTTCGCCACCACGATCGTGGCGGCCCCGGACTCGCTTCTCCGTGACTTCGCGCCGCAGGAGGTGGTCCCGGCGCTCGTCGGGCTGTTCGAACGGGGTGTACTGCTCCCGGACATGGCGGCGAGCATGTGGCGGCTGCTCGTCGGGTTGCTCGTCGCCGCCGTCGTCGGCATCCCCCTGGGACTGCTGATCGGCCTGAACCCGACCGTCGACCGTGCGGTCCGGCCCGTCACCCAATTCCTGCGCATGATCTCGCCGCTGTCGTGGGCGCCCATCGCCGTCGCCCTGTTCGGTATCGGACACCGCCCGGTGTTCTTTCTCATCGCGGCAGCCGCGGTCTGGCCCATCGTCATCAACACCGCGGCCGGGGTCCACGCGATCGACCCCGGGCACCTTCTCGTCGCACGTTCCATGGGGGCCACCCGCCGGGAACGGTTGACCGTCGTCGTCCTGCCCGCGATCCGCGGCAACCTGCAGACCGGTTTGCGGGTGGCCCTCGGTATCGCATGGGTGGTGCTGGTCCCCGCCGAGATGCTCGGCGTGCGGTCCGGGCTCGGCTACCAGATTCTCAATGCGCGCGACCAGCTCGCGTACGACCAGGTCATGGCGGTCATCCTGGTGATCGGTGTCCTCGGCTACCTGCTCGATTCCGCAGCGCAGCGGCTGCTCACCACCCGCCGCCGACGCCCCGTCGCACCGGCGGTGGGGACGGCGGAGGACGCGCTCCGCGCCGGCTGATCCCGTTCCATAAACCCGCGCGGACCTGCACGGACCGACGGTGTCATGCAGGGTCACGGTTGTCCCGTTAGCGTCGAACGGACCGATGATCGAAGACCTGTCACGCACAGTTCCCCGTCGGAAGGGACCATACGAATGCGGGAATCGACAACGTACGGTCCCGAGAGTCCGACGTCGCGGAACAGCTCCGACGCCGTCGCGGATCCGGGCCGTCGCACCCTGCGCAAGGCCATCGCCGGCTCCGCGATGGGCAACGCCACCGAGTGGTACGACTACGGCGTCTACGCCACCACCGCCACCTACCTGACCCAGAACTTCTTCCCCGGGGATCTCGGCTCGCTCGGCACGATGCTCGGGTTCGCGATCTCGTTCGTGCTCCGGCCCCTCGGCGGCATGATCTGGGGGCCGCTCGGCGACCGGGTCGGCCGCAAAGCCGTTCTCGCGACGACGATTCTGCTGATGTCCGGGGCGACGGCACTGATCGCGCTGATCCCGTCGCACGCGTCGATCGGGATCTTCGCGCCGATCCTGCTGATCCTGCTGCGGGTGGTGCAGGGCTTCTCCACCGGCGGCGAATACGGCGGTGCCGCAACGTTCATGGCCGAATGCGCGCCCGACGACAAACGTGGCCGCTACGGCAGTTTCCTCGAATTCGGCACCCTCGGCGGCTTCGCCGCCGGTACCGCCGTCGTGATGCTGTGCGAACTGCTGCTCACCGACGACGAGATGGCGTCGTGGGGCTGGCGGATCCCGTTCCTCATCGCACTGCCGCTGGGTCTCGTCGGCTGGTATCTCCGCAACCGGCTCGACGACTCCCCGGTGTTCGACGAGATCGACTCGCAAGGCGCAACACCGGATTCGGTTCTGAGCGGGTTGAAGGACCTGATCACCAACTACTGGCGCCCGATCCTGATCCTCACCGGCATGGTCGTCGCCCTGAACGTCGTCAACTACACGCTGCTCACCTACCAGCCCACCTACCTCGAGTCCACGCTCGGGCTGAGCACACAGTCGACCACGATCATCATCCTCGTCGGCGAGGTGGTGATGATGGCGTGCATCCCGTTCTTCGGACGCTGGTCGGACTCGCTCGGACGTAAACCCATGTGGTGGGCGTCGCTGATCGGCCTGTTCGTCGCGGCCGTCCCCATGTACTGGCTGATGGCACAGGGATTCGTGTGGGCCCTCGTCGCCTTCGCGGTCCTCGGTCTGCTCTACCTGCCGCAGCTGGCCACCATCTCCGCGACGTTCCCGGCGATGTTCCCCACCCAGGTCCGGTATGCAGGATTCGCGATCGGCTACAACGTGTCCACCGCCGTGTTCGGTGGCACCGCCCCACTCGTCAACGACGCCGTCATCCACGGCACCGGCTGGAACCTGTTCCCCGCCGTGTACATGATGGGCGCCTGCGTCGTCGGACTCGTCTCCGTCGCCTTCCTCAAGGAGACCGCCGGCGTCTCGCTGCGCGGCACCTCGATCCCGGGGGAGGAGCCGGCCCCGGCGCGGATATGACGGCCAGGCCCGGTCGGTAGTCTCCCGGTATGAGGTTGCTCGTCACCGGGGGCGCCGGGTTCATCGGCGCCAATTTCGTCCACCAGACCGTCGCCGACCGGCCCGACGTGCAGGTGACGGTGCTCGACGCCCTCACCTACGCCGGGAACCGGGCCTCCCTCGCCCCGGTGGCCGACCGCATCGACTTCGTGCACGGTGACGTCACCGACGCCGCCCTCGTCGACCGGCTCGTCGCCGGCTCGGACGCGGTCGTGCACTTCGCCGCCGAGTCCCACAACGACAACTCGCTGACCGATCCGTGGCCGTTCGTGCACACCAACATCGTCGGTACCGTCACCCTGCTGCAGGCCGTCCGCGCCCACGACGTCCGCTACCACCACATCTCCACCGACGAGGTGTACGGCGACCTCGCACTCGACGACCCCGACCGGTTCACCGAAACCACCGCCTACAACCCGTCGAGCCCGTACTCGGCGAGCAAGGCGTCGTCGGACATGCTGGTGCGCGCCTGGGCCCGCTCCTACGGCGTCCGGGCCACCCTGTCGAACTGCTCCAACAACTACGGCCCCTACCAGCACGTCGAGAAGTTCATTCCCCGCCAGATCACCAACCTGCTCGACGGCGTCCGGCCGAAGCTGTACGGGCAGGGCCGCAACGTCCGCGACTGGATCCACGTCGACGACCACAACCGGGCCGTGTGGACGATCCTCGACCGTGGCCGCCTCGGCCAGACCTACCTGATCGGCGCCGA from Prescottella sp. R16 includes these protein-coding regions:
- a CDS encoding acyl-CoA dehydrogenase family protein — encoded protein: MTATISTAKTPEREQGRSFVRDRAALLDRGETDTREDVALLGRLGLLDLGCGAGRLTDMVAVVEDVSAESLSAGFAVWAHRMCLEYVDRGPAGVRDAFRDRLASGTTVGVTAMAAGLRQAAGLGDVPLIATAVDGGIEISGPIRWASNVFEDAVIVLPARSEDGATFVAVIDANASGVRIDPAPALLALGATASTSLFLERVFVPAEHLVSPDLLSFCRDVRPTFLALQTSFCSGIAGVSLAEAARLLTGLGEQFAGEHADLVAEYESLRTRLYDFASRIDDVPIRELIQLRLDGSYVAVSATRLEATLRGGAGYAAAHPTNRRFREAAFLPIQSPSEGQLRWELAQSR
- a CDS encoding ABC transporter ATP-binding protein, with the translated sequence MGTRAVSIVQGCKSFGGRRRPVLDGVNLDVDHGEMLAVVGGSGSGKSTLLRIVAGLDHLDSGTVTWDGVSGHDRPRTGVVFQKPLLMPWLTVRENVRIGDRFAANRDVFDPSYADGLLTRFGLAEVADSYPDELSGGQAQRVSVIRAVSVRPQLLLLDEPFSALDPAIRGDLQHWLAGVAEELGCTTVLVTHDIDEAIVLGHRIVLVGEGGTVRREWNCAETPVGAEAGALDGLRADILAAYRTAAVVGALGP
- a CDS encoding ABC transporter substrate-binding protein; translated protein: MTGSVSRRVLLRGAVGLAAAGGLAGVVDLARTAGTGRADTTGGLRVGYLPITDAAPLLIAHSAGLYTGTSVATTQPVLFRSWSSLAEAFLSRHVDVVHLLMPMAVQLRYALGGAARILGWSHTNGSALTVAPDVTDLGELAGRQIAIPFWWSIHNIIVQKMLREHGLRPVVRAEPSRSAGTVGLVVMSPSDMLPALANGAIGGYTVADPFNAAAEIKGVGRIHRFLGDVWRDHACCALLVHEDVIERNPAGVQQLTDAVTTAQLRIGADRGRAAETLKSGDYLPQPLPAITKALTYPPDEYRITHHDWNPQRIGYQPFPFPGFTRALVEAMHETEIDGDRTFLSRLDPTTVHADLVDDRFVRQSLIRGGGPAAFGLPADLTRTEEVDPT
- a CDS encoding ABC transporter permease; this encodes MSTQSSTRPSWWPPAAAVAVATALWWFATTIVAAPDSLLRDFAPQEVVPALVGLFERGVLLPDMAASMWRLLVGLLVAAVVGIPLGLLIGLNPTVDRAVRPVTQFLRMISPLSWAPIAVALFGIGHRPVFFLIAAAAVWPIVINTAAGVHAIDPGHLLVARSMGATRRERLTVVVLPAIRGNLQTGLRVALGIAWVVLVPAEMLGVRSGLGYQILNARDQLAYDQVMAVILVIGVLGYLLDSAAQRLLTTRRRRPVAPAVGTAEDALRAG
- a CDS encoding MFS transporter is translated as MRESTTYGPESPTSRNSSDAVADPGRRTLRKAIAGSAMGNATEWYDYGVYATTATYLTQNFFPGDLGSLGTMLGFAISFVLRPLGGMIWGPLGDRVGRKAVLATTILLMSGATALIALIPSHASIGIFAPILLILLRVVQGFSTGGEYGGAATFMAECAPDDKRGRYGSFLEFGTLGGFAAGTAVVMLCELLLTDDEMASWGWRIPFLIALPLGLVGWYLRNRLDDSPVFDEIDSQGATPDSVLSGLKDLITNYWRPILILTGMVVALNVVNYTLLTYQPTYLESTLGLSTQSTTIIILVGEVVMMACIPFFGRWSDSLGRKPMWWASLIGLFVAAVPMYWLMAQGFVWALVAFAVLGLLYLPQLATISATFPAMFPTQVRYAGFAIGYNVSTAVFGGTAPLVNDAVIHGTGWNLFPAVYMMGACVVGLVSVAFLKETAGVSLRGTSIPGEEPAPARI
- the rfbB gene encoding dTDP-glucose 4,6-dehydratase; amino-acid sequence: MRLLVTGGAGFIGANFVHQTVADRPDVQVTVLDALTYAGNRASLAPVADRIDFVHGDVTDAALVDRLVAGSDAVVHFAAESHNDNSLTDPWPFVHTNIVGTVTLLQAVRAHDVRYHHISTDEVYGDLALDDPDRFTETTAYNPSSPYSASKASSDMLVRAWARSYGVRATLSNCSNNYGPYQHVEKFIPRQITNLLDGVRPKLYGQGRNVRDWIHVDDHNRAVWTILDRGRLGQTYLIGADGEVDNRTVVAMLLEIFGHDPQDFDFVADRPGHDLRYAIDSTLLRTELGWQPTYRDFRTGLEATVAWYRDHEHWWRPTKSATEAGYARTGQ